The Cloeon dipterum chromosome X, ieCloDipt1.1, whole genome shotgun sequence genome includes a window with the following:
- the LOC135947360 gene encoding BTB/POZ domain-containing protein 3-like isoform X2 gives MLNECEKRNAERLRYRGMYNQERGADVEFEVGFEGQTWRLTAHSHVVAKSSPVLKSMLSGAFQRDKSTPLPIRDTEPRAFESLLRYCYGHAPEFKNVSTALSTFHVAHMYLCPGLEWEVAAFLNEHVQTRPECALEVFLAAGFYCETNEIFEPSAPPAYELVMSGESESSSLINGPHTLSDEQVGTSDGSTPDCKMFMGEASRRLRHNCLQTMDQFANEILALEQFEDLDLESLLAVISRDTFAVSSELALLNAVERWAECECRRQKLSHTAENLQDVVGGSGVICSGRVARLLLLSTQEFAEGPMGSPLLNDAEQKLFLLYLLGNGGADQEELDTLGYINWAQLSRSREASTPQYLPIATQQYPGRCAIRPCKSRKPKGCWRWFSRKQPDRNNKKQHQHQQQPASLRKKDEQIGKSEKPLCYSKTCDCMLTVIACLFD, from the exons ATGCTGAACGAGTGCGAGAAGCGAAATGCAGAGAGACTCCGTTACAGGGGTATGTACAACCAGGAGCGCGGCGCCGACGTCGAGTTCGAGGTGGGCTTCGAGGGGCAGACGTGGCGGCTGACGGCCCACAGCCACGTCGTGGCCAAGAGCAGTCCCGTCCTCAAGTCCATGCTCTCCGGCGCCTTCCAGAGGGACAAGAGCACGCCGCTCCCCATCAGGGACACCGAGCCCAGGGCCTTCGAGTCCCTTCTCAG GTATTGCTACGGCCACGCGCCGGAGTTCAAGAATGTGTCCACGGCGCTGTCCACCTTCCACGTGGCGCACATGTACCTTTGTCCCGGCCTGGAGTGGGAAGTGGCCGCCTTTTTGAACGAGCACGTGCAAACGAGACCTGAATGTGCTCTTGAAGTCTTCTTGGCTGCCGGTTTCTATTGTGAG acGAATGAAATTTTCGAGCCGTCAGCGCCTCCGGCGTACGAGCTTGTGATGAGTGGCGAGTCTGAGAGCTCCAGTCTGATCAACGGTCCACATACCCTGAGCGACGAGCAAGTTGGAACCTCCGATGGCTCGACTCCCGACTGCAAAATGTTCATGGGCGAAGCCAGCAGACGACTCAGGCACAACTGCTTACAAACCATGGACCAGTTCGCGAACGAGATCCTCGCACTTGaacag TTTGAAGATTTGGATCTGGAATCGCTGTTGGCCGTGATCAGCAGGGACACATTTGCCGTGTCCTCCGAGTTGGCTCTGCTGAACGCCGTCGAGAGGTGGGCGGAGTGCGAGTGTCGACGCCAAAAACTGTCGCACACCGCGGAAAACTTGCAGGACGTGGTCGGTGGCTCTGGTGTCATTTGCAGCGGAAGGGTTGCACGCCTGCTTCTGCTCAGCACCCAGGAATTCGCGGAAGGACCAATGGG GAGTCCGTTGTTGAACGATGCAGAGCAGAAGTTGTTCCTGCTGTACCTGCTGGGCAACGGCGGTGCGGACCAGGAGGAGCTGGACACTTTGGGCTACATCAACTGGGCGCAGCTGTCGCGGTCGCGGGAGGCGTCGACGCCTCAATACCTGCCGATCGCGACGCAGCAGTACCCTGGCAGGTGCGCGATCAGACCGTGCAAGTCGCGCAAGCCGAAAGGTTGCTGGCGGTGGTTCTCGCGCAAACAGCCCGACAGAAATAACAAGAAGCAgcaccagcaccagcagcagccggcgtCCCTCAGGAAAAAGGACGAGCAAATTGGCAAGTCGGAAAAGCCGCTGTGCTACTCGAAAACATGTGATTGTATGTTAACCGTTATCGCCTGCCTCTTCGActga
- the LOC135947360 gene encoding BTB/POZ domain-containing protein 2-like isoform X1 — protein sequence MLNECEKRNAERLRYRGMYNQERGADVEFEVGFEGQTWRLTAHSHVVAKSSPVLKSMLSGAFQRDKSTPLPIRDTEPRAFESLLRYCYGHAPEFKNVSTALSTFHVAHMYLCPGLEWEVAAFLNEHVQTRPECALEVFLAAGFYCETNEIFEPSAPPAYELVMSGESESSSLINGPHTLSDEQVGTSDGSTPDCKMFMGEASRRLRHNCLQTMDQFANEILALEQFEDLDLESLLAVISRDTFAVSSELALLNAVERWAECECRRQKLSHTAENLQDVVGGSGVICSGRVARLLLLSTQEFAEGPMGLVCRSPLLNDAEQKLFLLYLLGNGGADQEELDTLGYINWAQLSRSREASTPQYLPIATQQYPGRCAIRPCKSRKPKGCWRWFSRKQPDRNNKKQHQHQQQPASLRKKDEQIGKSEKPLCYSKTCDCMLTVIACLFD from the exons ATGCTGAACGAGTGCGAGAAGCGAAATGCAGAGAGACTCCGTTACAGGGGTATGTACAACCAGGAGCGCGGCGCCGACGTCGAGTTCGAGGTGGGCTTCGAGGGGCAGACGTGGCGGCTGACGGCCCACAGCCACGTCGTGGCCAAGAGCAGTCCCGTCCTCAAGTCCATGCTCTCCGGCGCCTTCCAGAGGGACAAGAGCACGCCGCTCCCCATCAGGGACACCGAGCCCAGGGCCTTCGAGTCCCTTCTCAG GTATTGCTACGGCCACGCGCCGGAGTTCAAGAATGTGTCCACGGCGCTGTCCACCTTCCACGTGGCGCACATGTACCTTTGTCCCGGCCTGGAGTGGGAAGTGGCCGCCTTTTTGAACGAGCACGTGCAAACGAGACCTGAATGTGCTCTTGAAGTCTTCTTGGCTGCCGGTTTCTATTGTGAG acGAATGAAATTTTCGAGCCGTCAGCGCCTCCGGCGTACGAGCTTGTGATGAGTGGCGAGTCTGAGAGCTCCAGTCTGATCAACGGTCCACATACCCTGAGCGACGAGCAAGTTGGAACCTCCGATGGCTCGACTCCCGACTGCAAAATGTTCATGGGCGAAGCCAGCAGACGACTCAGGCACAACTGCTTACAAACCATGGACCAGTTCGCGAACGAGATCCTCGCACTTGaacag TTTGAAGATTTGGATCTGGAATCGCTGTTGGCCGTGATCAGCAGGGACACATTTGCCGTGTCCTCCGAGTTGGCTCTGCTGAACGCCGTCGAGAGGTGGGCGGAGTGCGAGTGTCGACGCCAAAAACTGTCGCACACCGCGGAAAACTTGCAGGACGTGGTCGGTGGCTCTGGTGTCATTTGCAGCGGAAGGGTTGCACGCCTGCTTCTGCTCAGCACCCAGGAATTCGCGGAAGGACCAATGGG TTTGGTTTGCAGGAGTCCGTTGTTGAACGATGCAGAGCAGAAGTTGTTCCTGCTGTACCTGCTGGGCAACGGCGGTGCGGACCAGGAGGAGCTGGACACTTTGGGCTACATCAACTGGGCGCAGCTGTCGCGGTCGCGGGAGGCGTCGACGCCTCAATACCTGCCGATCGCGACGCAGCAGTACCCTGGCAGGTGCGCGATCAGACCGTGCAAGTCGCGCAAGCCGAAAGGTTGCTGGCGGTGGTTCTCGCGCAAACAGCCCGACAGAAATAACAAGAAGCAgcaccagcaccagcagcagccggcgtCCCTCAGGAAAAAGGACGAGCAAATTGGCAAGTCGGAAAAGCCGCTGTGCTACTCGAAAACATGTGATTGTATGTTAACCGTTATCGCCTGCCTCTTCGActga